One genomic segment of Vespa crabro chromosome 3, iyVesCrab1.2, whole genome shotgun sequence includes these proteins:
- the LOC124422846 gene encoding uncharacterized protein LOC124422846: protein MPRFVGHYIGISFQAELLVMTLLGLLNSTLEWHPFDWSQQIEKIWNLSLTQQYFFLSTDFEYWIKITLTWIVITRKIVAYVYTFLYMINFYPILTWSRPNLLLPWLILSFFQNLILKLIVIAIFIWLWGKERFSSFRMVEFVVVELISLTNSAYIWYAIACSYIELKKIERIRKIRKALQAKYSIAYNIFSDGSSMEIISNESTFDLYSGRRCMSLPNLNDAFYSSIFNDSNESKISRSLTTLTTISSFESDDTEEVISQIIRNNNLIPIEKCMKLLGLTDVDIINARARVRKRMLESAIIYKIQDEYAKKKEIGKIDLIKDRRIRDPSIIDYLMAKTDMPIFHINDNRVEKFREVQKINDKTEDVSVEAKRELIHEEVMELTQAKESITAFVLDCIDEKEETKLEFIKKKEKKKSCPLTREKVESRPCFPLVGDRQLMECPFKEQTILSKSIYPCLLNKKNKCLSKVYCTSNHEIDVLINNNKIPEENITSLDDTDIRKLSKNNATITNIDQEEDTKINCNTFLRSQMINAKDFIHTKLENNS from the exons ATGCCAAGATTCGTTGGACATTATATAGGAATATCCTTTCAGGCTGAATTATTAGTAATGACTCTGTTAGGTTTG CTCAACAGCACATTGGAATGGCATCCTTTTGACTGGTCCCAACAAATTGAAAAGATTTGGAATTTGTCATTGACTCAACagtacttctttctctctacagATTTTGAGTATTGGATAAAAATAA CCCTAACATGGATCGTTATCACAAGGAAGATAGTTGCTTATGTTTACACATTTTTATACATGATCAATTTTTATCCAATTTTAACATGGAGTCGACCAAATTTACTTCTGCCATGGTTGATCCTGagtttttttcaaaatcttatattaaaattgattgtTATAGCTATATTCATCTGGCTATGGGGtaaagaaagattttcttcgtttcgaaTGGTCGAATTTGTTGTCGTTGAACTTATTTCATTAA CCAATTCTGCTTACATATGGTATGCAATTGCATGTTCTTATATAGAgttgaaaaaaatagaaaggattAGAAAGATAAGGAAAGCTTTACAAGCAAAATATTCTATTGCATATAATATCTTCTCGGATGGCAGTAGCATGGAAATAATTAGCAACGAATCAACATTCGATTTGTACTCAGGAAGACGTTGTATGAGTTTACCTAATCTGAACGACGCATTTTATAGTTCAATTTTCAACGATTCCAACGAAAGTAAAATATCTAGATCGTTGACAACGTTAACGACTATCAGTAGTTTTGAATCTGATGATACAGAAGAAGTTATTTCTCAGataattcgtaataataatttgataccTATTGAGAAATGTATGAAGCTTTTGGGATTAACTGATGTTGATATAATCAATGCACGTGCTAGAGTCCGCAAAAGGATGTTAGAGAGTGctataatttataagataCAAGATGAATatgcaaagaaaaaggagatagGAAAAATTGATCTGATAAAAGATCGCAGGATAAGAGATCCATCTATCATTGATTATTTGATGGCGAAAACTGACATGcctatatttcatataaatgataatcgtGTTGAGAAGTTTAGAGAAGTCCAAAAGATTAATGATAAGACTGAAGATGTTTCAGTTGAAGCAAAAAGAGAATTGATCCATGAAGAAGTAATGGAATTGACACAAGCTAAGGAATCCATAACAGCTTTTGTACTAGATTgtatcgatgaaaaagaagaaacaaaattagaatttattaagaagaaagaaaagaaaaagtcatgTCCattaacgagagagaaagtagaatCTAGACCATGTTTTCCTCTCGTAGGGGATAGACAATTAATGGAATGTCCTTTCAAGGAACAAACTATCCTTTCTAAATCTATTTATCCTTgccttttaaataaaaaaaataaatgtttaagtAAAGTTTATTGTACATCTAATCATGAAATTGAtgttctaataaataataataaaattccagAAGAGAATATTACTTCCTTGGATGACACAGACATTAGAAAATTATCCAAAAATAATGCAACCATTACTAATATTGACCAAGAAGAAGATACAAAGATTAATTGTAATACTTTTTTACGAAGTCAAATGATTAATGCAAAAGATTTCATTCATACaaaattggaaaataattct
- the LOC124422539 gene encoding metacaspase-2-like, with product MTRNYNYIFNNRSYILPSTSIFSTIGCLPFYQKFNITNLYGKELLIDEFFDPQLQFNEKFVENTNDIYRKTLFKASNSKNLFDRGRMMIWNNKNTELLFKIPKQIACYTGMEYESVNNSKISNRTEFIGGKLQNFDIVNQELITKHRYTSVEPKEEYKNNNSFNVYESVWSNLNVNNNTGSSYNIISTQTTESLNNYIYDNKENNKNNDHNIHVDYMDNVCPKFATNINLNQLLNTKNLIKNDECYEDNLEIGPCYCKNWNILDMTQIADTLEYDNSNFLEKSPACPKEIQKESLHRLTNIKNKMVKTSFDSYKHTEYFDQSRHNMISMKKRRKRMTSSKERELLEMKALRAYNEITLMEDKREMEKKKQQKTDMLYSFRDNTKTWSTQLMSYSKMKNNYRQIQKRNEDDSYEFNTHQDHFDSYNEIEIHNTTDSFFEYVSNINNKELIKEKENLNFLENELSFSRLPNIQSKDAAIMLNLLDRHGSHWFRQELRKILAIRDSQVYMKHSKPNQDAMKLNLSLRNSQKITDSLELDKNTDREDISVPFGLSSSYQYLRTNLDCGSNQNFKTFNSTESIISKRDMPINSSDLKDFVECTENKKVNEKEEEEKIQIIDTTKESEIEEIKKFKIDMLNVEKDNSFFSLNSISLSSTTKTENVIESIDDRNHHQVRRRNMSLHMMDIARNIHWSLRPHGILLTNKNLQGMNFESSDLYGNQQRDIVDDVTASLVHAAFSHKPEIIIRTFPRDSRSINDERSTSFFENFYNIYRLPSTVDEFVLDSNNDMDIYVGDTLTLPNVQDIEDEINDLEDILQSSMETDRNFDLCILVMEDEDLSLDLRSTSIDNLPTNEVVQYDSEVTIALSETRTMDIIDPEIDSLGYETIKDSDQPSLKMIIAFFSFLLAIYMEILGSYFFMSDLHNSIYAYRPYEMNSDMFKKNFSDDFLPEKYDMVVSSNSVNISEFTVEPEINGVIDFIDEVEEDDQASIKSTNLQISSIRDSFDTMYTKTTIESENVISFEGGSFMEDFS from the exons ATGACaagaaattacaattatattttcaacaatCGATCTTACATTCTTCCTAGCACTAGTATCTTCTCTACAATAGGCTGTTTACCGTTCTATCAAAAATTCAACATCACTAATCTCTATGGTAAAGAATTGCTAATCGATGAATTTTTTGATCCtcaattacaatttaacgaaaaatttgttgaaaatacgaacgatatatacagaaaaacattatttaaagCTTCGAATTCGAAGAATTTATTTGATCGAGGAAGAATGATGATATGGAATAACAAGAACACagaattattgtttaaaatacCAAAACAAATTGCGTGTTACACTGGTATGGAATACGAATCtgtaaataattctaaaatatcTAACAGGACAGAATTTATTGGAGGCAAATTGCAGAATTTTGATATAGTCAATCAAGAATTAATTACAAAACATAG ATATACAAGTGTCGAACCAAAAgaagaatacaaaaataataattcatttaacgTTTATGAAAGTGTTTGGAgtaatttaaatgtaaataataatactggtagtagttacaatattattagtaCTCAAACCACAGAAAGTttgaacaattatatatacgataataaagaaaataataaaaataatgatcataatataCATGTCGATTACATGGACAACGTATGTCCAAAGTTTGCGACcaatatcaatttaaatcaattattaaatacaaagaatttaattaaaaatgatgaatGCTACGAAGATAATTTAGAAATTGGACCATGTTATTGtaaaaattggaatattttGGACATGACACAGATAGCTGATACTTTAGAATACGACAATTCgaattttttagaaaaatcgCCTGCATGTCCTAAGGAAATTCAAAAGGAATCACTTCATAGATTaaccaatattaaaaataagatggTCAAGACTTCGTTTGATAGTTATAAACATACCGAATACTTTGATCAATCGAGACATAACATGATATcaatgaagaagagaagaaaacgtATGACATCttctaaagaaagagaactttTAGAAATGAAGGCTTTGAGAGCTTACAATGAGATCACTTTGATGGAGGACAAACGAGagatggaaaagaagaaacaacagAAAACTGATATGCTATATTCCTTTAGAGATAATACTAAAACTTGGTCGACCCAACTAATGTCTTATtctaaaatgaaaaacaattacagacaaatacaaaaaagaaacgaggatGATTCATATGAATTTAATACACATCAAGATCATTTTGATTCATACAACGAAATTGAAATACATAACACAACTGATTCTTTCTTCGAATatgttagtaatattaataacaaagagttaataaaggagaaggaaaatctTAATTTTCTTGAAAACGAATTATCGTTTTCTCGATTACCTAATATACAAAGTAAAGATGCTGCAATTATGTTGAATCTTTTAGATCGTCATGGTAGTCATTGGTTTAGGCAAGAGTTGAGAAAAATTCTGGCAATAAGGGATAGTCAAGTGTATATGAAACATAGCAAACCTAATCAAGATGCAATGAAATTGAATCTTTCTTTAAGAAACAGTCAAAAGATAACTGATAGCCTTGAACTTGATAAAAATACTGATAGGGAAGACATAAGTGTTCCCTTTGGACTATCTTCgtcttatcaatatttacgaaCCAATTTGGATTGTGGttcaaatcaaaattttaagaCTTTTAATTCGACGGAATCCATTATTTCTAAAAGAGATATGCCTATTAATTCGTCTGATTTAAAAGATTTCGTTGAGTgtacagaaaataaaaaagtaaatgaaaaagaagaagaagaaaaaatacaaattattgatACAACAAAAGAATCTGAAAttgaagaaatcaaaaaatttaAGATCGACATGTTAAATGTTGAAaaagataattcatttttttccttaaattcCATTTCACTTTCATCTACTACAAAAACTGAAAATGtaatcgaatcgatcgatgatcGAAATCATCATCAAGTTAGACGCAGAAACATGTCTCTACACATGATGGATATCGCAAGAAACATCCATTGGAGTTTACGTCCTCATGGTATTTTATtaactaataaaaatttacaaggAATGAATTTCGAATCGTCCGATCTTTATGGTAATCAGCAGAGAGATATCGTCGATGACGTCACAGCCAGTCTAGTCCATGCTGCATTCTCTCATAAACCTGAGATTATCATTAGAACTTTTCCACGTGATTCTCGATCTATCAATGACGAACGATCCACGTCAttcttcgaaaatttttataatatttatcgtttgCCATCAACTGTCGATGAATTCGTTCTTGATTCTAATAATGATATGGATATTTACGTTGGAGACACATTGACGCTTCCAAACGTTCAAGATATCGAAGACGAGATTAATGATCTCGAAGATATTCTACAAAGTTCTATGGAAACTGATAGGAATTTTGATCTTTGTATCTTGGTAATGGAAGACGAGGATTTGTCTTTAGATTTAAGATCGACTTCAATCGATAATCTTCCTACAAACGAAGTTGTTCAATACGACAGTGAAGTTACTATTGCACTCAGTGAAACAAGGACAATGGATATCATTGATCCGGAAATAGATTCTCTTGGCTATGAAACGATCAAAGATTCTGATCAACCTTccttgaaaatgataatagctTTCTTTAGTTTTCTCTTAGCTATTTACATGGAAATTCTAGGATCATATTTCTTTATGTCGGATTTGCATAATTCTATATATGCTTATAGACCGTACGAAATGAATTCGGATATGTTTAAGAAGAATTTTTCTGACGATTTTTTACCTGAAAAATATGATATGGTTGTTTCCTCAAATTCAGTAAATATATCAGAGTTCACCGTTGAACCTGAAATAAACGGTGTGATTGACTTTATCGATGAAGTTGAAGAGGATGATCAAGCTTCGATAAAAAGTACAAATTTGCAAATTTCCAGTATAAGAGATAGTTTTGATACGATGTATACTAAAACTACTATTGAATCTGAAAACGTAATATCTTTTGAAGGAGGTAGTTTCATGGAAGACTTTTCTTGA
- the LOC124422783 gene encoding protein yellow-like, whose amino-acid sequence MANVMPWLLSMSLLGFQQFAAHPGIAPISRELEAPIFPLHDSSAGNPVSQEKLSTPTSCDSYGNSLENKLTGTTEKNNILYGSIPITPGRFFQSNNHDYSRTIGDVLKNNAHSINQLEFHEFNYDLNHESVEDEYVGPAMSLVYAWSTVDFEFDNIEERDQAIFDGNYIAENNLPLGLEVYQNKVFVTLPKWKEGIPVTLATVPRYSKTKSPKLKPYPDWDWNMFDKCDGLTSVFRIQVDECDRLWVLDSGVTNIAKKPTQSCPPVLYIFDLRTDKLIKKYTLPQEQVKQDSLFTNIVVDVRDGDCGGAMAYLSDVWRFGIIVYDFYKDSSFRFEHHFFFPDPLAAKYELHGIKFQWTDGIFGIALSPIDIHNDRTLFFHPMSSFREFAVSTSVLRDKRMVDHNTDKFIPIGRPRAKDYGHSSGSVVDRNGVMFFNMVTRDSVWCWDTRKEYIPENLGVIGTSNISLVFPNDIKVDHEEEQNVWMISNRLPMYLYENLDSSKINFRIFKAHVKDAVKDTICDPDHVVPDYGQGYDETC is encoded by the exons ATGGCCAATGTGATGCCATGGCTTCTCTCGATGTCTCTTCTTGGTTTTCAACAATTCGCAGCTCATCCTGGCATTGCACCGATTTCACGAGAACTCGAAGCACCGATTTTTCCCCTTCATGACTCG TCAGCAGGTAATCCGGTATCgcaagaaaaattatcaactCCAACTTCGTGTGATTCTTATGGGAATTCgttggaaaataaattaacaggGACAActgaaaaaaacaatattcttTATGGTTCTATACCAATTACGCCAGGTCGATTTTTCCAATCAAATAATCACGATTACTCGAGAACCATAGGCGATGTCCTTAAGAACAATGCCCATTCGATAAATCAACTTGAATTTcatgaatttaattatgatcTCAATCACGAGTCAGTTGAAGACGAGTACGTTGGACCAGCGATGAGTTTG GTTTACGCTTGGTCGACCGTAGACTTTGagttcgataatatcgaagaacGAGATCAAGCTATATTTGATGGTAATTACATAGCTGAAAATAATTTACCATTAGGATTAGAAGTATATCAAAACAAAGTCTTCGTTACTCTTCCaaaatggaaggaaggaatacCAGTAACATTGGCAACTGTTCCAAGATATTCCAAAACAAAGAGTCCAAAATTGAAGCCATATCCTGATTGGGATTGGAATATGTTTG ATAAATGCGATGGTCTTACGTCAGTGTTTAGGATACAAGTAGACGAATGTGATCGTCTTTGGGTTTTGGATTCTGGAGTGACAAATATCGCGAAAAAACCAACGCAAAGTTGCCCACCGGTACTCTACATTTTCGATCTTCGAACTGATAAATTGATCAAGAAATATACTTTACCACAGGAACAAGTAAAACAGGATTCTTTGTTCACGAATATAGTGGTTGATGTAAGAGATGGAGATTGTGGTGGCGCAATGGCATATCTTTCAGATGTCTGGAGATTCGGTATAATCGTTTATGACTTCTACAAGGATTCATCCTTCAGATTCGAacatcatttcttctttcccgATCCTTTGGCTGCGAAATACGAACTCCATGGTATAAAATTCCAATGGACTGATGGAATCTTCGGTATTGCATTAAGTCCTATCGATATTCACAACGATAGGACCCTGTTCTTTCATCCCATGTCGAGTTTCAGAGAATTCGCAGTCTCCACGTCTGTCCTTCGAGACAAGAGAATGGTCGATCATAATACCGATAAATTTATACCGATTGGAAGACCAAGAGCCAAGGATTATGGTCATTCGTCTGGTTCCGTTGTCGACAGAAACGGTGTAATGTTCTTCAACATGGTTACTCGTGACTCAGTATGGTGTTGGGATACGAGAAAGGAATATATACCTGAGAATTTAGGTGTAATAGGTACTAGTAACATCTCATTAGTCTTTCCTAATGACATTAAAGTCGATCATGAGGAAGAGCAAAACGTTTGGATGATCTCCAATAGGTTACCAATGTATCTCTATGAAAATTTAGATAGCAGTAAGATCAATTTTAGAATCTTCAAGGCACACGTTAAGGATGCTGTTAAAGACACTATTTGTGATCCTGATCACGTGGTACCTGATTATGGTCAGGGTTATGATGAAACTTGTTGA
- the LOC124422803 gene encoding protein yellow-like, whose protein sequence is MISWILWFIAVLSCSTICNCELNNKMKIIYSWKALDFAFPSERARAIAIKQGTFIPGAPIPIDVDLYHRERQGSIIFVTIPRFIKGIPVTFGYVTDDVTPEGNPIIAPYPSWEWNKEGDCNVITSVFRVAIDKCNRLWILDTGKVGNHQICRPQLHVFSLINNRLIHQYKFPRDQFKDTSLFVTPAVDIRDTDDKCRNTFVYVADVTGFGLLVYDHSHNRSWRIENKLFFPYPPYGTFNIKGDTFDLMDGIIALALGPIRSDGDRILYFHSLASKVESWVATSTIRNYSTFLHDSEATPRSFKPFLLERPSQSAAEAMNKNGVLFFGLLSEISLACWNSKNYPEYSSKNIENLLVDQENLQFPSGLKLKYSKEDREEIWILTSSFQRFMTGTLNPNETNFRILAGFVNELVRGTKCDSVTHVHGPVTFPK, encoded by the exons ATGATCAGTTGGATACTTTGGTTTATCGCAGTGCTCAGCTGTTCAACAATATGCAACTGCGAgcttaacaataaaatgaaaatcatttattcGTGGAAAGCATTGGATTTTGCATTTCCGAGTGAACGTGCGAGAGCGATAGCAATAAAACAGGGCACTTTCATTCCAGGGGCACCCATACCTATAGACGTGGATTTATATCACAGAG aGCGACAAGGATCGATCATTTTCGTAACGATACCAAGATTTATAAAGGGAATACCAGTAACTTTTGGTTACGTTACCGATGACGTCACGCCCGAAGGAAATCCTATAATTGCACCATATCCTAGCTGGGAATGGAATAAAGAGGGTGATTGCAACGTTATCACTAGCGTCTTTAGAGTGGCG aTCGACAAATGTAACAGATTATGGATACTTGATACAGGGAAAGTCGGTAATCATCAGATTTGTCGGCCTCAATTGCACGTATTTTCCTTAATCAATAACAGATTGATCCATCAATACAAATTTCCACGTGATCAGTTCAAGGACACTTCCCTTTTTGTTACACCTGCCGTGGATATTCGTGATACCGATGATAAATGTCGTAACACATTCGTCTATGTAGCTGATGTGACTGGTTTTGGCTTGCTTGTTTATGACCATAGTCATAATAGATCTTGGAGGATTGAGAataaacttttctttccttatccaCCTTATGgaacttttaatattaaaggtGATACCTTCGATCTTATGGATGGTATAATCGCTTTAGCTTTGGGTCCCATCAGATCAGACGGTGATAGAatcctttattttcattctttggCCAGCAAAGTTGAATCTTGGGTAGCCACGTCGACCATAAG AAATTACTCCACCTTCCTTCACGATTCCGAGGCAACACCGAGATCTTTCAAACCATTCCTATTAGAAAGACCATCGCAATCAGCAGCTGAGGCAATGAACAAAAATGGCGTTCTTTTCTTTGGTCTTTTGTCTGAAATATCGCTTGCTTGCTGGAATAGTAAAAACTATCCTGAATATAGTAGCAAGAACATCGAGAACCTTCTAGTAGATCAAGAAAATCTACAATTTCCTTCTGGTTTAAAG TTGAAATATTCTAAAGAAGATCGAGAAGAGATCTGGATATTGACCTCATCATTCCAAAGATTCATGACAGGAACTTTAAATCCAAATGAAACTAATTTCCGTATCCTGGCTGGATTTGTAAACGAATTAGTTCGTGGCACCAAATGTGATTCTGTTACACACGTACACGGACCAGTAACATTtccaaaatga